In Streptomyces venezuelae, the sequence ACGCTTGACGGCTCCCGGCGGCAGGTTCACACTCGCTCCACAGTCCCGCGACGCGACCGGGACCCCGGTCACCCCGTGAGAGCTGCGGCCCGTACCCCAGTCGGCGGGGGTACGGGCCGCCCCCGTGTCAGGCTCCGGCCGACAGGCTCCGGCGCCGCTCGCGTGCCAGGGACATCGCGTGTTCCACGACCCCCACCAGCACGTCCTTCACCGATTCCCGGTCCCGTGCGTCGCACAGCAGCACCGGTACCCCGGGGTCGAGGTCCAGTGCCGTCCGTACGGTCACCACGGGGTGCCGGTCGGCTCCGTCGAAGCAGTTGACCGCGACGACGAACGGGATCGCGCGCCGCTCGAAGTAGTCGATGGCGGCGAAGCAGTCGGCGAGGCGGCGGGTGTCCGCGAGGACGACGGCGCCGAGCGAACCCTGTGCGAGCTCGTCCCACAGGAACCAGAAGCGGTCCTGCCCGGGCGTGCCGAACAGGTACAGCACCAGGTCCTCGCGGAGCGTGATGCGCCCGAAGTCCATGGCGACGGTGGTGGTGCTCTTGCCTTCCACTCCCCCGGTGTCGTCGACACCGACGCCCGGCTCGGAGAGCCGTTCCTCGGTGCGCAGCGGTCTGATTTCGCTCACCGCGCTGACCAGGGTGGTCTTGCCCACCCCGAAGCCGCCCGCGACCAGGATCTTCAAGGTCAGCGGCTCGACAGGCGACACCGCGTGCATGGCACCGGTGCGGCTAAAGCGCCCGAAGGCCATCGATCACCTCACGCAGAATGGATTCATCAGGCAGTTCTGCCGGTGGTACCGGCCTGGTCACGTGGACCAGTTCCTCATCGACCAGGTCGCCGATCAGGACGCGGACGACCCCGACGGCGAGGTCGAGATCGGCCGCGAGTTCGGCGACCGACTGCGGTCGGTCCCGGCACAGCCCGAGGATGTGGGCGTGTTCCGGGGAGAGGGTCATGTCCCAGACCGGATCGTCGGCCGCCGGTTCGGCGACGACGAGCGCGATCAGGTCGAGTCGGTGCTGGCCCGCGTGGCTGGTCCGGCCGCGGGTCATGGCGTACGGGCGGACGACGGGCCCCGCGTCGTCGTCGAACCAGTGCGCGTGGTCGGGGTCGAGTGGGTCGGTGTCGGAGTAGGACGGGTCGACGGTGAAGCCGGCGGGAATTCCCGTGGGGTGGTCCTGGCGTGAATCGCTCATGCCTTACGACTCACCCTCCGGCTGGCAGCCCGGTGCGCGGGGCGGTCGCCAGGTGGTCGCCGACGCGCTTGACCATCAGCGTCATCTCGTACGCCACCTGGCCGACGTCGGAGTCGGCGTCGGCCAGGACGGCCAGGCAGCTGCCGTCGCCCGCGGCCATGACGAAGAGGAAGGCCTCGTCGAGCTCGACCACGGTCTGGCGGACCCGGCCGGAGTCGAAGTGCCGGCCGACACCCTTGGCCAGGCTGTGGAATCCGGAGGCGACGGCCGCCAGGTGCTCGCTGTCCTCACGGGTCAGGTCCTTGGAGCTGCCGGTGGGCAGGCCGTCGCCGGAGAGGACCACCGCCTTGCGGATGGAGCCGACCCGGTCGACGAGCTCGTCGAGGAGCCAGTTGAGCGGGCCGGAGCCGCGGCCCCTGGTGTCGTTGCCGGTCTGCGGTGCGGTCATCGACCGTCCCCTTCGTTCTCGTTCGCGGGACCGCCGGCGGCGGATGTGCCCGCCCCGGTCTCGGACTTCTGCTGTGCGTGCTGGTTGCGGCCCGCCGTCCAGCCACGCTGGAGTGCGGACATGCGCGTACGTACGTCTTCCGCGTCGCGGTCGGCCGCCTGGTCGGGGGCGGCTTCGGCGGGGGCGGCGGACGGGGACTTCTTGAGCTGGGGCGCCAGGCTGGCCTGGCGGACCCGGCGGGGCAGTCCGCCGATGCCGGGGCCGGGTGCGGAGGCTCCGGCATCGGATCCGGCGTCGGGTCCGGCCGTGGAGGCCGGTGAGGGCTGCGGGACCACGGACACCGGGCGGGGCTCCACCCGGCGGCCGTGGTCGGCGACCAGAGTCGGGGTCGGGCGGCGACGCGGCAGTGGTACGGCGCCCTGGGAGCGGGAGCCGTCCGGGCGCTGGGTCTCCACACGCTGGGTGTCCAGCCGGACCGGACCGGTGGGCGCGAGCGACTCGCGGTCGCGGCCGCCCTTGCGGGAGCCGCCGCGGTCGGCGTGCCGGTCGTTGTGCGGCCGGTCCGCCGCGCGCAGGCCCAGGAGGGCGCTGCGCGGGATGCCGTTCGGCGGGGTCTCGTCGTCGAGCGTCGCCATGACCGGGCGGCCGGCGGCGGTGCGGCCGGTGATCGCCGTGGGTGCGTCGTCGAGCACGGCGGGGTCGTCGAGGCCGTCCAGCCGGTCCAGGCCGCCGGCCGGGAGCGGGGCCTCCAGTTCGACCGGGCCGCGCAGTTCGCCGGTGGGCAGCTGGCGGCCGGACGGCGTGCGCTCCATGGCGGCGGGCGCGGAGCGCTCGGACCCGGCGCGGCCGAGGTGGCCGGACTTGTCGGACCGCAGGGGCTTGGCGGCGGCGCGGGCGCCGTCGAACCGCGCGCCCGCGCCGTTGGTCTCGGGGGCCTCGGTGAGCAGGGCCGAGGGGAGGAAGAGCACCGCGGTGGTGCCCCCGTACGGGCTGGGCTGGAGGACGACCTTGACGCTGTGGCGCTGCGCGAGGCGGCTGACGACGAACAGGCCGAGGCGGTCGGTGTCGGAGAGCTCGAACTCGGGGGTCTCGGCGAGCCGGAGGTTCGCGTCGAGCAGCGCCTCCGGGGTCATTCCGAGGCCCCGGTCGTGGATCTCCAGGGTGAAGCCGTTGGCGACGCGCTCGCCGTGCACCTGGACCGCGGTGTGCGGCGGCGAGAACACGGTGGCGTTCTCCAGGAGTTCGGCGATGAGGTGGGTGATGTCGGCGACGGCCGGACCGACGATGCCCAGGCGCGTGAGCCGGCGTACCTCGATGCGCTCGTAGTCCTCGACCTCGGCGACGGCGGCGCGTACGACGTCCATCAGCTGGACGGGCTTGCGCCACTGGCGGGAGGGCGCGGCGCCGGAGAGGATCACGAGGCCCTCGGCGTGCCGGCGCATGCGGGTGGTCATGTGGTCGAGGCGGAAGAGGTCCGCCAGTTCCTCGGTGTCCTCGGTCCGGCGTTCCATGGTGTCGAGCAGGGTCAGCTGGCGGTGCAGCAGCACCTGGTTGCGGCGGGCCAGGTTGACGAACACCTCGGAGACGCCGCGGCGCAGGTCGGCCTGCTTGACGGCGGCCTCGACGGCGGCGCGCTGGAGGGTGTTGAGGGCCTGGCCGACCTGGCCGACCTCGTCCTTCTCGTATTCGAGGTGGGGCGCCTCGGTCTCCACGTCCACGTGCTCGCCCGCCGCGAGGCGGCGCATCACGCTGGGCAGCCGGACGCCGGAGGCCTCGTGGGCCTCCTTGCGCAGCCTGGAGAGGTCGCGGACGAGGTCGCGGCCGATGCGGACGGACAGCACCAGGGAGACGGTCAGGGCGAGGAAGCCGAGGACACCGGCGGCGGCGGCCTGGACCATGACGTCCCTGGCGACGGGCTCGATGCGCTGCTGGTAGCGGTTGCCGGCGTCGGTGTTCATGGCGGCCAGGTCGTCGAGGACCTTGGTGGAGGCCTCGTCCCACTGGGCGGCGGTGACGCTGCGCGGCTTGTTGGCGGCGCCGCCGGCTATGAAGCGTTCCTCGGCGTCGCGCAGGGGCTGGGTCCCGGGGTCCTTCCAGTACTTCTCGAAGCGCTCGCGGTCCTCGGCGGGGAGGGTCACGAGGTTGAACTCGTAGAGCAGGGTGCGGTTGGCGACGAAGTCGGAGACGCGTCGCACGTCGGGAGCGGTGACGTTGCGCGCGGCGAGGGCCGAGGCGATGACGGCGTCCTCGCGGGAGAGCAGTTCGCGGGCGCGGCTGATGCCGACGAGGGCGCGGCCTTCCTTGTCCACCTCCACGTTGTCCAGGCCGTGGAGGTTCATCAGGAAGTCGTAGCAGGGGTCGACGAGCCGGTTGTAGAGATCCAGGGCCTGCGTGGGGTCCAGGGCGTTCTGGTCGACGGAGCGGCGCATGGCGCCGATGCCCTGGAAGGCGGTGACGATCGAGCGCAGGCGCTGGGCGCTGTCCGGGCTCAGCTCGTCGATGACCTTGGGGTCGCGGGCGCTGACGCTGATCTGTTCGACGGCCAGGTCGGTTTCGGCGCGGCGCTTGGTGAGTTCGGCCGTGGCGGTGGCGGCCCGGGGGTCTCCGAGGACGACCAGGGTCTGGCGCCGTTCCTTCTGGATGACGCGGGCGACGTCCTCGACGGGATAGCCGACCTTGTCGATGATGTAGGCCACGTCGAAGAGCTGGAGGGCCTCTCGGCCGGTGATGACTGTCGCGATGCCCCAGAGGGCGGTCAGGGAGACGAGCGGCACAAGGAGCAACGCCACGATCTTCCGGCGGATGGACTTCCCGCGAAAGCGCATGGCCTCCCCAGCCTCCCCCAGGTCAACCCCGTTACCGGGGGTCGGTGTTCCGTCATTTAAACGGCGTGAGCCTACTACTGCTGCGGGGCAGCTTCGAAGGCGTGTCCGGACGTTTTCGGCCTGACCCCGGGAGGAAGATCACCAGTTGTCCGACACTTCCGGTCAACTGCGGCCCGATATGTGGCAGATGACACTTGCTGGGGCGTCGGTTCCCGCAACTCGATGGATGGCTGGAATTGTTCGTTCCGCGATCGTTCCGGCCCGTCGGGGTATCCGCGATCCGGGAATCTCCGGGCACCGCCGGACGTCTTTCTGTTCGAGGGGGCACGTCGGAGCGGACGTGAGGGGTGGAAGTGGTGGGCAGACGTGGCAAGTAGGCAGGGCGAGCAGGCATGACGGACCGCGCGGTGGGGAGTGAGCGGACCATGAGCAGTGACGAGGGCGGCGGCGCGGGTGCGGGTGCGGGCCTGGGGGCCGGTGGGGTCGGTGGGGCCGGTCGGGGGCTGTGGGTCGAGGAGCCGGCCCGGCGGCGCAGGATGCCGGATTCGGTACGGACCTCCGCGGTGCGGGCGGTGCTGATCGTGGCCGTGACCCTGACACAGGCGACGATCACGTTCTTCCTGACCCTGACCGGGTCCTGGCTGGCCCTCCCGATGGGGCTCGGCGCGATCGCGGGGACGATCGTGGCCACCTGGGGGGTGCTGGACGTGTGGATCACCCGGCAGACCTGGAACCAGCGGTACGGGGTCCACTCGGAGCCGAGCAGCACGGCGCGCGGCCGCCGCCGGGAAGCCCGGCGGGCGGCCCGGAAGGCCGCCGCGGGCCGAATACCGCGCGAGGACGGCCCTCTGGCGGCGTCCGGCCGCTATTCCGCCCGCTGAGCCCCGTACGGGCGCCACGGCCGCCCCGGACGGCACAGACGTCCCGCGCGCCCCGGGCGTGCCGGGTGCCGCGGGCACCGCGGGCGTGCCGAGTGGCACGTGCATCCCGGGTGCCGCGGACATCCCGGGTGTCACGGGCGTGCCGAGTGGCACGGGCGTGCCGAGCGGCACGGGCATCCCGGGTATCGCGGGCACCACGGGCGTGCCGGATGGCACGGGCATCCCGGGTGTCACGAGCACCGCGGGCGGGCCGGATGGCACGGGCATCCCGGGTGTCACGAGCACCGCGGGCGGGCCGGATGGCACGGGCATCCCGGGTGTCACGAGCGCCACGGGCGTGCCGGATGGCACGGGCATCCAGGGTGTCACGAGCACCGCGGGCGTGCCGGGTGACACGGACATCCCAGGTATCGCGGGCGTGCCGAGTGGCACGGGCATCCCGGCGACGCAGACGCTCGGGTGCCACGGACACCGCAGGCGTGCCGGATGGCACGGATATCCGGCGGCGCAGGCGCCCCGGGTGCCACAGACATCCCAGGTGTCACGAGCACCGCAGGTGCCCCGGGTGGCACGGACATCCGGCGGCGCAGGCTCCCCGGGGTGCCGCAGGGGGTCCCGGGTGCCCTGCGGCACCCCGGGGAGCCCCGGGGGCGCGGGCGCTCGTGGCACGGCCGCCTCAGGGCGTCCCGGTGTCCGGCGGCACCCGAGGGGGCCCGGCGGCACCGGCGCCGGCGCCGGCGCCTCCGGCGTCAGGAGGCGCCGCTCCGGCGGAACATCCGGGTCGCCGTGATCTCGCCGTGGATGGTCTCCCCTTCCGGGGACCGCTGCGGCAGACCCGGGCGCAGGTGTTCCTCGACGCTGATGTACTTCAGGCCCGCCCGCAGGTCCGCGTCGTTGCGCAGGCGGATCACCAGCGGGAACTCGGCGAGTGCCGTGGTGTCGAACAGGCCGGTCGTGTAGAGCAGCTGGACGCCCAGCGCGTCGGAGACGGCCCGCTGGAGTTCCAGCAGGTACGTGGCGTTGGCGCGGCCGATCGGGTTGTCGAGGAACAGCGTGCCGGCGTGCCGGTGCTTGTCGCGGCCGCGGTCGTTGCTGCGCAGCGCCGCCATCGTGCAGTACAGCGCGATCGCGGCGGTGAGCAGCTGCCCGCCGGAGAACACGTCGCCCATCTGTCCCACCGGCACCCGCTCGGCGCGCAGCACCGCGTCCGGCTTGAGGATCTCCACGGAGATGCCCTTGGGCTCCAGGGCCGCCTGGACGCCCCTCAGCAGCAGGGACATGCCGTCACGGCGGCCCTCGCCGAACGAGGCGCTGCTGTTCTTCTTCACGGCCGCGCGGGTCGCCTCGTCGATGACCTCGCCGAGCCGCTCCGTGAGCGTGGCCTGGTCCGGCTCCTCGAAGCGGATCCGCAGGAACTCCTGGCCCGACCATTCACCGAGGCCCTCCGGGAGCTGCGAGAGCCGCTGCGCGGAGCGGAGCGTGGCCAGGGCCGACTCGACGAGACCACGCAGGCGGTCGACGATGCTGTCCCGGTTGCGCTCCAGCTGGGCCAGTTCGTCGGTGAGGACGCGCAGCCGGGGTGCGAAGGCCGCGGCCCAGGCCGCCGCGTGCTCGGGCAGGGCGGAGGCGGGCAGTTCGCGGATCTGCTGCCGCGCGGGGGTGCGTACCTGCTCGTAGCGGGTGGCGTTGGCGTGCCGGACCAGGATGTCGCTCGCCTCGCGCACCGCGGACTCGGCGGCCGAGAGGTCGGCCGAGCAGCCGCGCAGGGAGCGGCGGGCCTCGGTGGCGGACTGGCGGGCCTCCTCCAGGGTGCCCGCGTGGGGTACCGGCTCATGCTCGTCGTCCTGGTGGGTGTGGTCGCGCAGCAGGTCCCGGAGCATCGCCGCGGTCTCGTCGAAGCCTCCGGCCCCGTCCTCGGCGGTGCGGTGGGCGCGCAGCAGGTCCGCGTGGGCGGCCCGGGCGCTCTCCACGGCCGCGCTGTGGGCGGCGAGCTGGGCGGTGGCCGTACGCAGCAGGGCCTGGGCCTGCTCGACGTTCTCGGGGACGAGCTCCTCGGGGAGTTCGGTGTGCGCCTCCCCCTCGGTGGGGGCGTGCCGTTCCGCCTCGCCGCGCAGCCGGCCGAGCTGCTCGCTGGCGGTGGACGCGCGGGTCTCCAGCATCTGCACGAGGGACTCGGCGCGGGCGGCCGCGGCCTGCCGGGAGGGGCCGTCGGACCCGTCGGTGCTCTCCAGCAGCTGGGCGGCGCGGGTACGGACCTTGTTGGTGAGGCGGTCCAGCTCGGCCAGGGCGGCGCTCTCGTCGCTCTCGGCGCGGGCCTGTTCGGCGCGCAGGTCGGCGCCGACACCGACCTTCTCGTAGAGCTGGGAGGCCGCGCGGTAGGCCTCGCGCAGGTCGGGCAGGGGGGCCCGGGGGGCATCGCCGTCGCCGTCGGGCAGCTGGTCGGGCGCACCGGCGATCTCGGCGCGTTCGGCGCGCAGGGCGCGGGCGGTGCGGCGGGCGTCGTCGGCGGCGCGCTGGGCGGCGCGGCGGTCCTCGTCGGCGGCGCGGGCCCGGTCCAGGCACACCTCGGCGCGGGCCTCGGACTCGGCGGCGTCGTCGGCGAGTTCGCGGAGCTTGGCCTGCCAGCCGGCGCGTTCGCGCAGCCGGAAGGCGAGCCCGGCGAGGGCGTCGGCGGCGCGGCGGGCGCGCTGAGCGGCGTCCTGGCGCTCCTCGCGGACGCGGGCCGCGTCGGCGGCGGCCTCGTCGGCCTCGGCGCGTACGGTACGGGCCTCCGCGAGCTCGGCGTCGGTCTCCTCGGCGAACATCCGGGCGGCGGCGGCCGCTTCCGCGAGTTCGGTGAGGCGGCCGGGCGGGCAGCCGGTGCGCCAGGAGGCGAGGCGGGCGGCGAGTTCGCGGTCGCCGCCGAGGCGGGCTGCGAGGTCGCGGATCTCGGTGTCCCGGGCGGCGGCGCGGGCACGCAGCGCCTGGCGCTCCTCGTCGGCGGCGCCCTCGTCGTGCATGGCCGGGTTCGGCGGTACGAGGAACACCCCGGAGTCGTCGCCGGCCGGCGGCAGCGGGGCCAGCAGGGCTGCGGCGGTGCCGACGGCGACGGTGGAGCGGGGCAGCAGGGCGGCGCCGGAGAGCACCTCGCGGGCGCGGCCGTGCGTGTCGGGGTCGGTGATGACGACGCCGTCGACGAGTTCGGGGCGGGCGGCGAGGACGGCGGCGTGGTCGGCGGGGTCCACGGACTGGGCGAGGTAGCGCCAGCCGGGGAGGGCGGGAATGCCGTGCTCGCCGAGGTACTCCACGGTGGCCAGGACGTCCGGGCCGGGCGGCAGCAGGCCGCCGTCGCCGAGGGCGCCGAGGATGCGGGAGTCGTCGGCGGCCGCGGTGCGCAGCTCGAAGAGCTGGCGTTCGGCCGCGGCGACCGCGTCGGTGAGCAGGGCGCGCAGGTCGTCGGCGTTGCGGTCGAGGTCGGCGGCGGTGAGCCCGCCGCCTGCGGCGCCTTCCGGGCGGCCGGCGGGACCGGCCGGGGCGGGGCCCTGCCCTGCGGCTCCGTGCGCGGCCCCGGCCGACGCGGCCTGCGCGCCGGCGCCCGCGAGGGCTCCGGCGGTACCGCTCTGCGAGCGCGGGTGGGGAAGGAAGGAGGCGGGGACCGACGGGAGCCCCAGCAGGTCCGCCAGGCGCGGGGCGGTGGCGAGGGAGGCCGCGGCCCGGTGCTCCGCGTCGTGGGCGGCCTCGGCCGCGTCGGCGGCGTCCGCCGCACGGGCGGCGGTGAGTTCGGCCCGGGATTCCGCGGCGGCGGCCTCGCGGGCGGCCTCGGCGGCCTCGCGGGCGGCTTCCCGGGACTCGTCCCAGGCAGCCACGGCGGCCTTCTCGGCGTCGGTGGCGGCGAGGGCCGCGCGGGCCGGGTCGGCGTCGGGGGCGGTGTCGTCGAGCCAGCCGGCCCGGACGGCCTCGGCGGTCTCCTGCTGGACCTCGGCCAGCCGGGAGCGCAGGTGCTCGGCCTCGCTGCGGGCCCGCTGGGCGGCCGTGGCGGCGGCGGTCGCGTCGCGGTGGGCGTCCTCACCGGTGGACTGGAGGGCGGCGGAACGCTCCTCCTCCTCGTTGGCGAGCCGCTCGCCGTGCTCGGCGGCGGTGTGCAGGGCCCGGACGAGCTCGCCGGCCGCCGTGGCGCGGGCGGCCAGCGCCGGGGCGGCGTCCCGTTCGGCCTCCAGGATCGCGGCGGCGACGCGGGCGGAGCGGTCGGCGGCGGCCCGGTGGCGCAGTACGTTCTCGGCGGCCTGCCACGCGGAGTGCAGGGTCCGGGCTTCGAGGAGTTCGCGGCGCTGGGCCGCGGCGGCCTTGTCGGCGACGGTCAGGGCCAGCGAGGCGTGCCGGTAGGCGAGTTCGGCGGAGACGGCGGCGCTGCGGGTGCGCGCCGACTCGGCGGCGGTGACCTGGTGGGCGGCTCCCGTGACCTGCTGGGCGAGGTCGGCGGCCCGGCCGCGCTCCTCGGCGGCGCGGGCGGACAGCCGTCGGGCGAGGGTGCGCGTACGGCGTTCCGCGCCGGCGTGTACGTCGCGCAGCCGGGAGCGGGCCGCTGCGGCCTCGACGATGCGGGTGAGCAGGTCCACCGAGCCTGCGGTGAAGTCCCGTTCGGCCATGAGCTCGGCGCGGCGGCCGAGCTTGTTGCCGAAGCCGTGGACGAGGTCGGCGAGGCCGTCCGTGTCCCGGGTGTCGGTGACCGCGCGCAGCAGGAGGTCGGTGAAGTCGGAGTCCTTCTTGAC encodes:
- a CDS encoding GTP-binding protein — translated: MAFGRFSRTGAMHAVSPVEPLTLKILVAGGFGVGKTTLVSAVSEIRPLRTEERLSEPGVGVDDTGGVEGKSTTTVAMDFGRITLREDLVLYLFGTPGQDRFWFLWDELAQGSLGAVVLADTRRLADCFAAIDYFERRAIPFVVAVNCFDGADRHPVVTVRTALDLDPGVPVLLCDARDRESVKDVLVGVVEHAMSLARERRRSLSAGA
- a CDS encoding DUF742 domain-containing protein, whose amino-acid sequence is MSDSRQDHPTGIPAGFTVDPSYSDTDPLDPDHAHWFDDDAGPVVRPYAMTRGRTSHAGQHRLDLIALVVAEPAADDPVWDMTLSPEHAHILGLCRDRPQSVAELAADLDLAVGVVRVLIGDLVDEELVHVTRPVPPAELPDESILREVIDGLRAL
- a CDS encoding roadblock/LC7 domain-containing protein; protein product: MTAPQTGNDTRGRGSGPLNWLLDELVDRVGSIRKAVVLSGDGLPTGSSKDLTREDSEHLAAVASGFHSLAKGVGRHFDSGRVRQTVVELDEAFLFVMAAGDGSCLAVLADADSDVGQVAYEMTLMVKRVGDHLATAPRTGLPAGG
- a CDS encoding nitrate- and nitrite sensing domain-containing protein codes for the protein MRFRGKSIRRKIVALLLVPLVSLTALWGIATVITGREALQLFDVAYIIDKVGYPVEDVARVIQKERRQTLVVLGDPRAATATAELTKRRAETDLAVEQISVSARDPKVIDELSPDSAQRLRSIVTAFQGIGAMRRSVDQNALDPTQALDLYNRLVDPCYDFLMNLHGLDNVEVDKEGRALVGISRARELLSREDAVIASALAARNVTAPDVRRVSDFVANRTLLYEFNLVTLPAEDRERFEKYWKDPGTQPLRDAEERFIAGGAANKPRSVTAAQWDEASTKVLDDLAAMNTDAGNRYQQRIEPVARDVMVQAAAAGVLGFLALTVSLVLSVRIGRDLVRDLSRLRKEAHEASGVRLPSVMRRLAAGEHVDVETEAPHLEYEKDEVGQVGQALNTLQRAAVEAAVKQADLRRGVSEVFVNLARRNQVLLHRQLTLLDTMERRTEDTEELADLFRLDHMTTRMRRHAEGLVILSGAAPSRQWRKPVQLMDVVRAAVAEVEDYERIEVRRLTRLGIVGPAVADITHLIAELLENATVFSPPHTAVQVHGERVANGFTLEIHDRGLGMTPEALLDANLRLAETPEFELSDTDRLGLFVVSRLAQRHSVKVVLQPSPYGGTTAVLFLPSALLTEAPETNGAGARFDGARAAAKPLRSDKSGHLGRAGSERSAPAAMERTPSGRQLPTGELRGPVELEAPLPAGGLDRLDGLDDPAVLDDAPTAITGRTAAGRPVMATLDDETPPNGIPRSALLGLRAADRPHNDRHADRGGSRKGGRDRESLAPTGPVRLDTQRVETQRPDGSRSQGAVPLPRRRPTPTLVADHGRRVEPRPVSVVPQPSPASTAGPDAGSDAGASAPGPGIGGLPRRVRQASLAPQLKKSPSAAPAEAAPDQAADRDAEDVRTRMSALQRGWTAGRNQHAQQKSETGAGTSAAGGPANENEGDGR